ATTGGCATCAAAGGGGCTATCTCCTAGTTTATTAGTCAACACAACCACTGCAAACACTTGGTTTTTGCTATTAAACATAGGTAAGCAAAGGATATTACAAGTATGATATCCAGTTGCTCGATCAATTTCTCTATAGAACTGAGGATTTTGCTGAACATCAGTTATATTTACACTCTCACCAGTGGTGGCAACATAACCACTAATACTAGCATTCATCGGCAGGAAAATTTCTACCGCTTCTTCATTTTCACTCCGGGAAACCTTAGACCAAAGCTGGTTTTTTTCCCGATCGACCACAAAGATAGTTGCTCGATCCGCACCCATAATTTGGGCAATTTTCCAGGCTAAAGCCCTAATCACTTCCTCAATATTTGCTTTTAGCATTTGCTCGCTGAGAATATTCATTGCTTGCAAAACTTGTTCAAATTCTTCTTTGAGCTTCTGAAGCAAACTCAAAAACTGAGGGATTGTTAATTCTTCGAGCGTGCGGCTCAATTCCTCTTTCTTCGCTTTAACTAATGAGGTCGTTGTACTCTCAATGTCTAGAATTGCTTGTTCTGTAGGTGAGGCTAAACGACCATCTTCTAAATGAACGATGCGATCGGCAATATCTAAAATCCGGTTGTCATGGGTTACGAGCAAAATCGTACAATTTTGCTGCTTTGCCAGTTTTTGCATTAGTTCCACCACATCTCGACCGCTGGCTTTGTCTAGCGCTGCTGTTGGTTCATCTGCCAAAATCAGTTGGGGTCGGTTTACCAAAGCCCGCGCGATCGCTACTCGTTGTTTTTGTCCGCCTGATAACTGGTGTGGATAAGAATGAATCCGCTTTTGAAGCCCCACTTGCTCTAATATTGCTTGCGATCGCTCTTGCGCTTCTTCCATTGCGATCGCATCATTCAACACCAAAGACATTTGGACATTTTGGTTTGCGGTTAGGGAACCTAACAAATTATGAGCTTGAAAAATGAACCCGATCTGCTTGCGGACATTTTCCAATAACCGATTATTCACCCCGCTTAACTCGTGTCCTAATACTTGAAGGCTACCTTCCTGAACAGAACGCAATCCCCCAATTAAAGTCAGCAGTGTTGTCTTCCCAGACCCGGAGGGGCCGGACATAATCACAATTTCTCCAGGATAAATCTTCAAAGAAATATCAAATAATATTTGTTTGCGTAATTGACCCTTTCCATAGTAATGATTGATGTTTTTGATTTGAATAACTGGTTGGGTAGACATTAGTTTAAATCAACATCTATTCAAAATTTTTATTAATAAATATCAGCCGGATCTATCTTTTGCAGCTTTCTGGTTGCTATCAGTCCAGAAACAACACACATTAAAACCGTTAAACATAGCACAAAGCTGATAACGTGAAAATTCATCTCTAATTGCAGCCCTGTAGCCGTAGAAATTAACTGATAAAAAACAAAGCTTAAGCAAAAACCCGGAAAAAAACCAAAAAATGAAAGAATGATAGATTGGAGAAAAACAATACCGACAAGATAAAAATTAGAATGGCCAATGGCTTTCAAAGTGCCATATTGAGGTAGATTATCTGCAACATTACTATAGATAATGTTGTAAACTACGACAATACCAACCACAAAACCGATGATTGTTCCTAGTCCAAAAATAGCCCCAATTCCAGATGATTGCGTCCAATAATCTAGTTCTTTGGCAATAAAATGTTGTTTCGTGTAAACAACTATATCAGATGGTAAAGATTGATTTAAAAACTTTTCTAGGCGATCGCTATTCGTTCCTGGAGTCACTTTGATTAGACCAATATCAACGTCGTTGAGCGATGAACGAAACTTGGAATCAATTCCAGAAGGTCTAGTTGCAAAGATTCTCAGAAAATTAAGATCGCTAACAATTAAATTACCATCAGTTACAAAGTCAGCACCCAGTTCAAAGGTTCCAATTACTTTGACTTGGACACCAGAAAGCTCAGTTGTCACACCCGGTTGCATAGAACCATAATCTTTGCGAGACCTGCTATCGGCCAATAGAGTGTTGGGCATTTGGAGGGCAAATTCAGCCGCTTGAATCTCAGGTAAGAGAAAAACAGGATCGTCTAGATTAAATCCAAACACTCGGATAGACCTTTCCTCAGCAGTTCCATAACGTCTCCAGCTACCGAGAGTGATATAAAGTGGATAAGCTGCTGCAACGCCTTCAAATTGTCTAACTTGATATAATCGACTTCGATTAAAAGTTTCGTCAATAACGGTAACATAGCGCCGCTGACTGAGCATGATTAAATCAGCATTGAATGCCTGAATAAACGCAACGTTACTATTCAACATTGCATTCTGAAATCCAAGTTGGGAAAACATGAGAAAAACCGCAAATGCGATCGCAGCTAATGCTGTGAAAAACTGCGATCGTTGCTGGAGCAGATTGCGCCAGGCCAGGGAAAACTTAAAGAGGGCAACTCGAACCTTTTTGCTAGAAAACATCGGCGGGATCTGCAACTAAAACTTTGCGAGCAACAACAAATCCAGACGCACTACATGTCACAATCGTCAGAACAAACACGAATAACATCCGACTAACAGTCATGGCGACTGGTAGTCTTGTGGCAATAAAAATGGCATGGTACATCCCCAAAGCCAGAAGGCAACCAGGAATAAACCCCAGCGTCGCCAGCACAAGCGCTTCCTGGATAACGACCGACAACAAACGCAAATTAGTATATCCAATGGCTTTTAAGGTTGCATACTCATGCAAGCGTTCATTGACATCAGAACTCAGGACTTGATACACAATCACAGTCGCAACTAGAAAAGCCATGATCACAGCAACACCAATGATATAACCGAGCGAAGTAGACTTAACCCAATATTCCCGATCTCTAGACATCGCTTCTTGACGACTGAATACTTTAATCGTTGCTGGCATGATTTGGCGTAAGTTTTGCACCACTTCATCAACCTTTACACCAGGCTCAACTGTAATCAACCCCAGACTTACATCATCTAGCGATCGCCCCGGATTCAAACGAATAAAATTTTGATCGCTAACAATTGCAGTGCCATCAGCACGGATAGTATTATTTAAGCTAAACAGCCCTACAATCTCAACTTCTTGCCTGTTCAGTTCAGTTTTCAGACCCACTTCTCTCGGGCCAAATTCAGAGCGTGAGAGGCTATTCATTAACAAGGTATCTTGACGTTGTAGGGCTGGTAAAGACTGATAAACTTCTGGCACGCGCAACACAGGATCTCGGTAATTAAACCCCAAAAGCAAAAGCGCTCGTATTCGCTTTGTTTCTACATTACGCCACGAGCGAAACGCGAGGTAAAGTGGTCTGGCAGCAGCAACGCCATTCGTCCCTCCTGCCTGATATAAATAACGTCGGGAAAAGGGTGGAACATAGGTGGACTCCGGCGACTTGGATGAAATCAATACAATGTCAAAATTGAGGCTGTCATAGAGGAGCGTCGCTCCCTTCATCACTCCGCTAAAGAGTCCAAGTTGCATAAATACTAAGGAAACCGCAAAGCTGATGGCTGATACTCCCGCGCCTAAGCGAGCTTTACTCTGAATTAAGTTTTGCCATGCCAATGGGGGTCCTTTCCAGTGTTTGCGGTGCTGACGGTTAGTCACATTCCCTGACTCCTGATAATTTAGAGACCTTTAAAAATTGTGAAAGTCCAAGTTCCGAATGCCACTAAGTTAAGATACAGCCCTTGCCCTAACTTCCAGCCNTGGAGGCTCCGCCTCCATAACTTAACAAGAGGCAGAGCCTCNNNTTCCTCGTTCCCAGCCTCCAGGCTGGGAACGAGGATGAGGATACAATAAGTCTTTGGGCTTTTCTTAGTGCCATTCGCCCAAGTTCCCTATTCCCCTTTGAAAAACCTTTAGCGAATTAATTTAAATCAATCTCGGCATCTACTTGCAGATTACTTAGATCGGAGACAAGTTCGCTTCGATCTAGGCGGATTTTAACTTCTACCACTCGGACATCTGATTTTGCTGTCGGATCGTCCCCAATGATGTCGTTTTTAAACACCAATTGACCAATTTTTGTGACAGTGCCAGTCATTTTTTCTTCAAAAACCGGACTGGTAATTGTTGCTCGCTGTCCGACTTTAATCGACTTAACGTCTGTTTCAAACACCTCTGTTACTACATACATATTACGTGTGTTGCCCAGAGCCAGAAGTCCGCGATCGGAAATCACTTCCCCAGCCTGGGTA
This portion of the Nostoc sp. GT001 genome encodes:
- the devC gene encoding ABC transporter permease DevC, which encodes MFSSKKVRVALFKFSLAWRNLLQQRSQFFTALAAIAFAVFLMFSQLGFQNAMLNSNVAFIQAFNADLIMLSQRRYVTVIDETFNRSRLYQVRQFEGVAAAYPLYITLGSWRRYGTAEERSIRVFGFNLDDPVFLLPEIQAAEFALQMPNTLLADSRSRKDYGSMQPGVTTELSGVQVKVIGTFELGADFVTDGNLIVSDLNFLRIFATRPSGIDSKFRSSLNDVDIGLIKVTPGTNSDRLEKFLNQSLPSDIVVYTKQHFIAKELDYWTQSSGIGAIFGLGTIIGFVVGIVVVYNIIYSNVADNLPQYGTLKAIGHSNFYLVGIVFLQSIILSFFGFFPGFCLSFVFYQLISTATGLQLEMNFHVISFVLCLTVLMCVVSGLIATRKLQKIDPADIY
- a CDS encoding ATP-binding cassette domain-containing protein; translation: MSTQPVIQIKNINHYYGKGQLRKQILFDISLKIYPGEIVIMSGPSGSGKTTLLTLIGGLRSVQEGSLQVLGHELSGVNNRLLENVRKQIGFIFQAHNLLGSLTANQNVQMSLVLNDAIAMEEAQERSQAILEQVGLQKRIHSYPHQLSGGQKQRVAIARALVNRPQLILADEPTAALDKASGRDVVELMQKLAKQQNCTILLVTHDNRILDIADRIVHLEDGRLASPTEQAILDIESTTTSLVKAKKEELSRTLEELTIPQFLSLLQKLKEEFEQVLQAMNILSEQMLKANIEEVIRALAWKIAQIMGADRATIFVVDREKNQLWSKVSRSENEEAVEIFLPMNASISGYVATTGESVNITDVQQNPQFYREIDRATGYHTCNILCLPMFNSKNQVFAVVVLTNKLGDSPFDANDERLLRELTAPLSVILEGTLSVLQQ
- the devC gene encoding ABC transporter permease DevC, whose product is MTNRQHRKHWKGPPLAWQNLIQSKARLGAGVSAISFAVSLVFMQLGLFSGVMKGATLLYDSLNFDIVLISSKSPESTYVPPFSRRYLYQAGGTNGVAAARPLYLAFRSWRNVETKRIRALLLLGFNYRDPVLRVPEVYQSLPALQRQDTLLMNSLSRSEFGPREVGLKTELNRQEVEIVGLFSLNNTIRADGTAIVSDQNFIRLNPGRSLDDVSLGLITVEPGVKVDEVVQNLRQIMPATIKVFSRQEAMSRDREYWVKSTSLGYIIGVAVIMAFLVATVIVYQVLSSDVNERLHEYATLKAIGYTNLRLLSVVIQEALVLATLGFIPGCLLALGMYHAIFIATRLPVAMTVSRMLFVFVLTIVTCSASGFVVARKVLVADPADVF